AACGATATGAATTTTTACGTCAATCATAGTTGAACCGCCGTATACCGAACGGTACGTACGGTGGTGTGAGAGGTCGGGGGTTAGTCACCCCCTCCTACTCGATTACCTTATAACTCCATGCGGCAATACAGCATGTACACCTTTAACCCCGTTCACAACCTGTGTAACCCGTAAATCCACAGCTACACTAGCCAAGCCAAGAGCTTCTGTCTTTTTCAACCCGTAAAATTGTTGCATAAGTTGGACCATCTCGTCCAGTGCCACCGCAGTTGCTGCATTTAAGTCCTCATCAAAACCAAAGGTTATCCAGCCAGCTGGCGTTTTAGCTCGAGGCATGTTCAACGACATATTTTCATGAACCACCAAGGTAATATCTACAAAATCCATTGGGCACTCAATAGCTGTACCAGAAACCTCTCCGTCACCCTGTAAGGCATGTCCGTCCCCAATGGAGAATAAGGCGCCATCAACTGAAATCGGTAAGAATAAACTGCTTCCTTTCACAAGCTCCTTACAATCAATATTCCCTCCGCAGTATCGAGGTGGGGCTGTTGGATGAACTCCAGGTTCACCAGGTGCCACTCCCATCAGTCCCATAAAAGGGGATAGCCCAACATGGAATTTACGGCCACCAATGGTACAGCTTCCAGTCATAGTGACGGCATCAAGCTCCCAATCTAATTGGACAGTCTCTTCATCGGCAAGACCAAGTTTTTCATTTTGCCAATTCCGAATGCCACCAGCCCAGTTTTGTCCATACCATCCAGGGGCTAGCTCA
The genomic region above belongs to Bacillus carboniphilus and contains:
- a CDS encoding acetamidase/formamidase family protein, whose protein sequence is MKVLHKLELSNQNLHGSFSKDYQPILTVESGDTVQLTTTDIKWGYSKDKSEDIIRYTSREKEERPGHPIIGPIAIKGAKPGMVLEVKLNELAPGWYGQNWAGGIRNWQNEKLGLADEETVQLDWELDAVTMTGSCTIGGRKFHVGLSPFMGLMGVAPGEPGVHPTAPPRYCGGNIDCKELVKGSSLFLPISVDGALFSIGDGHALQGDGEVSGTAIECPMDFVDITLVVHENMSLNMPRAKTPAGWITFGFDEDLNAATAVALDEMVQLMQQFYGLKKTEALGLASVAVDLRVTQVVNGVKGVHAVLPHGVIR